A single region of the Candidatus Poribacteria bacterium genome encodes:
- a CDS encoding NAD(P)-binding domain-containing protein, with amino-acid sequence MASPEFVFTRHPNLEISWPYVHEQMVRRLEELGVTLVLNTESRDPIHEQVDLSETIGISHFGGNLTEACIAAAPKLKVFGAMTDNSGHGIPYQALQARGIPVIESTRAWSQSVAECAFGLALSSLRRTAQWHLRMAQGEKLWDWENPMWGSLNARESGAPLDKLPAAHQFCDDPDFVNGDLGTKRIGVIGLGQIGGKIAKWCSFFGATVMGFDPYVSDELLQEWNVQRADMDTLADSSDIVFVAVPPTPSAKHLLNRERIYHLKKGSLVVVITRAFAVDMDALRERLVKDELAGAFDVYDIEPVPVDDELRNRDNVVHTPHIAGRTIDSNLRVADMTVDDFVRVLKGETPIGALTPKAVEVRTSPTPTQ; translated from the coding sequence ATGGCAAGTCCTGAATTTGTATTCACACGTCACCCCAATTTAGAAATTTCTTGGCCCTACGTCCACGAACAGATGGTGCGTCGATTAGAAGAATTAGGTGTCACACTCGTCCTGAACACAGAGAGCCGAGACCCTATTCACGAACAGGTCGACTTAAGCGAAACCATCGGCATATCCCATTTTGGTGGAAACCTGACTGAAGCCTGTATCGCGGCAGCCCCGAAACTGAAAGTTTTCGGAGCAATGACCGACAATTCTGGACACGGTATCCCATATCAGGCACTTCAAGCACGGGGGATCCCTGTGATTGAATCGACACGCGCGTGGTCGCAATCTGTCGCAGAATGCGCTTTCGGTCTTGCGCTGTCTTCGCTGCGTCGGACTGCACAATGGCATCTGCGGATGGCACAGGGCGAAAAACTGTGGGATTGGGAAAACCCGATGTGGGGTTCGCTCAACGCACGTGAAAGCGGGGCTCCGTTGGATAAACTCCCGGCTGCACATCAGTTCTGTGACGACCCCGATTTCGTCAATGGCGATCTCGGAACGAAACGGATAGGTGTTATCGGACTCGGGCAAATTGGCGGCAAAATCGCAAAATGGTGCAGTTTCTTCGGTGCGACGGTGATGGGCTTCGATCCGTATGTATCGGACGAACTTCTCCAAGAATGGAACGTGCAACGCGCCGATATGGACACACTCGCTGATAGCTCGGATATCGTTTTCGTAGCAGTCCCACCGACACCTTCAGCCAAACATCTGCTGAATCGAGAACGGATCTATCACTTAAAGAAAGGGAGTTTGGTTGTCGTGATTACACGCGCCTTTGCTGTTGATATGGACGCACTACGAGAACGCCTCGTGAAAGACGAACTCGCTGGTGCCTTCGACGTTTATGACATCGAACCGGTTCCCGTTGACGATGAACTTCGTAATCGGGACAACGTTGTTCACACGCCGCATATCGCAGGAAGAACGATAGATTCCAACTTACGCGTGGCAGACATGACCGTGGACGATTTTGTGCGGGTCCTCAAAGGTGAAACACCCATCGGCGCGTTGACACCGAAAGCAGTTGAGGTCCGGACTTCACCCACCCCAACCCAATAG